The Brachionichthys hirsutus isolate HB-005 chromosome 8, CSIRO-AGI_Bhir_v1, whole genome shotgun sequence genome contains a region encoding:
- the emc3 gene encoding ER membrane protein complex subunit 3: MAEPELLLDSNIRLWVVLPIVFITFLVGVIRHYVSILLQSDKKLTLEQVSDSQVLIRSRILRENGKYIPKQSFQMRKYYFNNQEDGFFKKTKRKVVQPSPMTDPSMLTDMMKGNVTNVLPMILIGGWINWTFSGFVTTKVPFPLTLRFKPMLQQGIELLSLDASWVSSASWYFLNVFGLRSMYSLILGQDNGADQSRIMQEQMSGAAMAMPADTNKAFKAEWEALELTDHQWALENVEEDLMGRELDFDGMFSKELPNGIF; the protein is encoded by the exons ATGGCTGAACCAGAGCTGCTGTTGGATTCCAACATCCGACTTTGGGTCGTGCTGcccatcgtcttcatcacctttcTCGTTGGAGTGATTCGTCATTATGTGTCGATTCTTCTTCAGAGTGACAAGAAATTGACGTTAGAGCAGGTGTCAGACAG CCAGGTTCTCATCCGGAGCAGAATTCTCCGAGAGAATGGAAAATACATTCCCAAGCAG TCCTTTCAGATGAGGAAGTACTACTTCAATAATCAAGAAGATGGCTTTTTCAAAAAGACCAAAAGGAAGGTTGTTCAACCCTCTCCGATGACAG ATCCCAGCATGTTGACAGACATGATGAAAGGAAATGTTACCAACGTCCTTCCCATGATACTAATTGGAGGTTGGATCAACTGGACCTTTTCAGGATTTGTTACAA CTAAAGTCCCCTTCCCGCTAACTCTGCGCTTCAAGCCCATGCTTCAACAAGGAATAGAGCTGCTCTCTTTGGATGCCTCCtg gGTGAGCTCAGCATCGTGGTATTTCCTTAACGTCTTTGGACTACGGAGCATGTACTCACTCATTCTGGGCCAAGATAATg GTGCTGATCAGTCGAGGATCATGCAAGAGCAGATGAGCGGTGCTGCCATGGCCATGCCTGCAGATACTAATAAAGCTTTCAAG GCTGAATGGGAAGCACTGGAGCTGACTGACCATCAGTGGGCTCTGGAGAACGTAGAGGAAGATCTGATGGGTAGAGAGCTGGACTTCGATGGCATGTTTAGCAAGGAGTTGCCAAATGGTATCTTCTGA